Proteins from one Oscillatoria sp. FACHB-1406 genomic window:
- a CDS encoding SdrD B-like domain-containing protein: MSDASFGDNLIDPLVDPLLGDLSESIPTVTTDKLDYAPGETVTITASGFDPGSSIQFSLADDPNDPGDDGDADIYTPFTVTDGSEGDLDGQVDGKVVTTWTVPTDNNSTGSGTPDALNATLNLTAIGTGADGTLGTADDQVATTTFTDGNPSLTLNQWETTTDQWANGQANSNQATYLEGDVVPFSLEASNLTVGTTYGIRINLNTYQSNTDAGGFLYLDTYNRSITPLPDNFSHTGTLGTPTVDSTFTFTDPSYANPGLQFYVANADVLSVTYSLSPDGLNRYADVRFKANAANENDGEATAEIYWGQRLALPNEVVTTANTGGSLGASGFTGGSLQTKVEGTGAAGTTWVTPSNAVQLMPGVVQQGAISGYKWNDLNANGVKDANELGLAGWTINLYKDNGNNVFDAGDTLVTTRVTSNGTTDANDDGLINSADLGFYKFAPIVRGTYFVTETQQSGWTQTFPNNNLWGPLTIDENTPQRTNINFGNFKNISLSGYKWNDIDGDGVWDSNETGLANWTIQLDKNNDGTIDATTTTDSTGKYTFTNLGPGTYKVTEQNQAGWTQTFGTAGYTFTAISGTNLAGTSGTATTYNFGNTITNLAPAINIEKTVNPTSISEGSTGPVTYTYVLTNTDPTPSDIDPLTIQNLVDDNGTSGNAADDFDLVKNGVLQPGVTLNKTGGDQDNFLEVGETWTYQITRNLPAQNAGTSLTNIAKVSAVDDEGTAATDTDDATVTYNNADPAIKVVKTASTNVVTEGTPTDITYIYKLTNESSTSTDPLTILNINDDQLGDLSAEYVSGDDGDNLLEKGETWIYQATATGVVLNADEELTNVVTVSAEDDEGTPTSDTDTQTVTGENADPAIKVVKTASTNVVTEGTPTDITYTYKLTNESSTSTDPLTILNINDDQLGDLSAEYVSGDDGDNLLEKGETWIYQATATGVVLNADEELTNVVTVSAEDDEGTPTSDTDTQTVTGENADPAIKVVKTGPDTVLVGGASVTYNFTITADPTNVSTDPIEITSLTDDKLGNLLSAAQTAWLNAGNTLQDINGDGKMGIVLNPNQSFNFNYTTTLNLSQGQTHTNVVTVKGVDDENTLVQDDDPHSIKAVAPKIDVEKLVSVDGGLTFVDADNPSGPNLNQGTNPIFKFVVTNTGDVPLSNITLSDSNFDLNGNAPGTTINIASLAANDGQTGGQDEYVFTFTAPWQSGQHTNTATVSANYTDSAGNTVNLSDSDNANYFGTANVGQITPTGVNVNQYINGTAPDFSDYYASQGGVIQYNTNKGKINNTNPGVFFYYTGLSNAIKGFDGPDAGTAPDPMTIYVNQSNNGLDVVGGASNPGNVEWNFGVTTSDVKLFKVTDVNNSKTIDAGDTATQVQLQSSQIVLGIGANKGDVTVNFTPDAVGSLYVLSVQYNTGSVVGLPQGNFPTVNYSFNTDVGNNGTIEETDTKGITLKYKFATPLTLDGTPTAGGSVLTKAQLEPIVSAAIDYWAQQGVDAKSLKQLEKTDIIIGDLGGSLLGESVRDGLIVKLDDDAAGYGWSESLDAVNPDRVDLLSALTHEFGHILGYDHSDMGEALGVGERHLPLDAHDPLNTQPLLGLDADKVLAVPAIAVP, translated from the coding sequence ATGTCAGATGCTTCATTCGGCGATAACTTAATCGATCCATTAGTCGATCCCTTACTCGGCGACCTAAGCGAATCCATCCCCACCGTCACCACCGACAAACTCGACTACGCCCCCGGCGAAACCGTAACCATCACCGCCAGCGGCTTCGATCCCGGTTCCAGCATCCAATTTTCCCTAGCCGACGACCCCAACGATCCCGGCGACGATGGCGATGCCGACATCTACACGCCCTTCACCGTCACGGATGGTAGTGAAGGCGACCTCGACGGTCAAGTTGACGGTAAAGTCGTCACCACTTGGACAGTTCCGACCGATAACAATAGTACGGGTAGTGGCACTCCCGATGCGTTGAATGCCACCTTAAACTTAACCGCGATTGGAACCGGAGCAGACGGAACTCTTGGCACAGCCGACGACCAAGTAGCAACAACAACATTTACCGATGGAAACCCCTCTCTCACCTTGAACCAGTGGGAAACAACGACCGATCAGTGGGCAAATGGGCAAGCCAACTCAAATCAGGCAACCTACCTTGAAGGTGATGTAGTACCCTTCTCGCTTGAGGCGAGCAACCTAACTGTAGGAACAACCTATGGGATACGCATTAATTTGAATACTTACCAGTCCAATACGGATGCTGGTGGTTTTCTATATCTAGACACATATAACAGAAGTATCACACCGCTTCCTGATAACTTCTCCCATACCGGGACATTAGGTACGCCTACTGTAGACAGCACATTTACCTTCACCGATCCCTCTTATGCAAACCCTGGCTTACAGTTTTATGTGGCCAATGCAGATGTTTTGTCAGTCACCTATAGCCTCAGCCCAGATGGACTGAATCGTTACGCCGATGTCAGATTCAAAGCGAATGCAGCCAATGAAAATGATGGCGAAGCAACCGCAGAGATCTATTGGGGACAAAGGCTAGCCCTGCCCAATGAAGTTGTTACCACCGCTAATACAGGCGGCAGTCTCGGTGCATCAGGATTTACGGGTGGCAGCTTGCAGACCAAGGTTGAGGGGACTGGTGCTGCTGGAACCACTTGGGTCACACCTAGTAATGCTGTGCAACTGATGCCCGGTGTGGTTCAGCAAGGTGCAATCTCAGGCTATAAGTGGAACGATCTTAATGCCAATGGTGTTAAGGATGCCAATGAACTTGGCTTGGCAGGATGGACAATAAACCTGTACAAGGACAATGGGAATAATGTCTTTGATGCAGGTGATACTCTAGTTACGACGCGGGTTACATCAAACGGAACCACGGATGCCAATGATGACGGATTGATTAACAGTGCGGATTTAGGTTTTTACAAGTTTGCCCCAATTGTTCGCGGCACATACTTCGTCACTGAAACACAGCAATCAGGATGGACTCAAACCTTCCCAAATAACAATTTGTGGGGACCTCTAACGATTGATGAAAACACCCCACAACGCACCAATATCAACTTCGGTAACTTCAAGAATATCAGCCTCAGCGGTTATAAATGGAACGACATAGATGGCGATGGCGTTTGGGATAGTAACGAGACAGGCCTTGCTAATTGGACTATTCAACTTGACAAGAATAACGATGGAACAATTGATGCCACCACAACCACTGATTCCACTGGTAAATACACCTTCACCAACCTTGGCCCTGGAACCTATAAAGTAACCGAACAAAATCAGGCTGGGTGGACGCAAACTTTCGGGACGGCTGGCTATACCTTCACCGCCATAAGCGGTACGAACCTAGCGGGAACTTCGGGAACAGCCACTACCTATAACTTCGGTAATACAATAACCAACTTAGCCCCAGCCATCAATATCGAGAAGACAGTTAACCCAACTTCAATCTCTGAAGGCAGCACAGGGCCAGTTACCTATACCTATGTTCTAACCAATACCGATCCAACTCCGTCAGATATCGATCCTCTAACCATCCAAAACTTGGTGGATGACAACGGCACATCCGGTAACGCGGCTGACGACTTCGATCTGGTTAAAAACGGCGTGTTACAGCCCGGAGTAACCCTGAACAAAACAGGTGGAGATCAAGACAATTTCCTCGAAGTTGGTGAAACCTGGACTTATCAGATAACTCGCAATCTGCCCGCCCAAAATGCAGGAACCAGCCTAACAAACATCGCAAAGGTTTCGGCAGTCGATGACGAGGGTACAGCAGCCACAGACACTGATGATGCTACGGTTACATATAACAATGCGGACCCAGCCATCAAAGTCGTGAAGACCGCCAGCACCAACGTGGTGACAGAAGGGACACCCACAGACATCACCTACATCTATAAACTAACTAACGAGAGTTCGACCTCGACTGACCCCCTGACAATCCTCAACATCAACGACGACCAGTTAGGTGACTTGAGTGCGGAGTATGTCAGCGGTGACGATGGTGACAACTTGCTCGAAAAAGGTGAGACTTGGATTTACCAAGCCACAGCCACTGGCGTGGTACTCAATGCTGATGAAGAGCTAACCAACGTAGTCACGGTCAGTGCCGAAGATGATGAAGGTACGCCAACTTCCGACACTGACACCCAAACGGTGACGGGCGAAAATGCGGACCCAGCCATCAAAGTCGTGAAGACCGCCAGCACCAACGTGGTGACAGAAGGGACACCCACAGACATCACCTACACCTATAAACTAACTAACGAGAGTTCGACCTCGACTGACCCCCTGACAATCCTCAACATCAACGACGACCAGTTAGGTGACTTGAGTGCGGAGTATGTCAGCGGTGACGATGGTGACAACTTGCTCGAAAAAGGTGAGACTTGGATTTACCAAGCCACAGCCACTGGCGTGGTACTCAATGCTGATGAAGAGCTAACCAACGTAGTCACGGTCAGTGCCGAAGATGATGAAGGTACGCCAACTTCCGACACTGACACCCAAACGGTGACGGGCGAAAATGCGGACCCAGCCATCAAAGTCGTGAAGACCGGACCTGATACAGTTCTTGTCGGAGGAGCAAGTGTTACTTATAACTTCACCATCACCGCCGATCCAACTAATGTCAGCACCGACCCAATTGAAATTACATCTTTAACGGATGATAAGTTAGGAAATCTGCTCAGTGCTGCTCAAACAGCTTGGCTCAACGCAGGTAATACTCTGCAAGACATCAATGGTGATGGGAAAATGGGAATTGTCCTTAATCCCAATCAATCCTTCAACTTCAACTACACCACTACTCTCAATCTCTCCCAAGGTCAAACTCATACTAATGTTGTAACTGTTAAGGGGGTAGATGATGAAAATACTTTGGTTCAGGATGACGATCCACACTCTATCAAAGCAGTTGCACCTAAGATTGATGTGGAAAAACTGGTTTCCGTTGATGGTGGCTTAACTTTCGTTGATGCAGACAATCCATCCGGTCCTAACCTCAACCAAGGAACTAACCCCATCTTTAAGTTTGTCGTTACTAACACTGGCGATGTCCCGTTGTCAAATATCACCTTATCTGATAGTAATTTTGACTTAAACGGAAATGCTCCTGGTACGACAATCAACATTGCTTCGTTGGCTGCAAATGATGGTCAAACTGGAGGTCAAGATGAATATGTTTTCACCTTCACCGCCCCTTGGCAAAGCGGTCAACATACCAATACTGCAACGGTCAGTGCAAATTACACTGATAGTGCTGGTAACACAGTAAATCTAAGTGACAGCGATAATGCCAACTACTTTGGTACGGCAAATGTCGGTCAAATTACGCCGACGGGAGTGAATGTCAACCAATATATCAATGGCACGGCTCCTGACTTCAGTGATTATTATGCTTCTCAGGGTGGAGTCATCCAATACAACACCAACAAAGGCAAGATCAACAATACGAACCCAGGTGTCTTCTTCTACTACACGGGACTTTCCAATGCGATTAAGGGCTTTGATGGTCCGGATGCGGGAACTGCACCCGACCCGATGACAATCTACGTCAACCAGAGCAATAACGGACTTGATGTTGTTGGCGGTGCGAGCAATCCTGGAAATGTGGAATGGAATTTCGGTGTTACTACGAGTGATGTTAAGCTCTTTAAGGTCACGGATGTTAACAACAGTAAAACGATTGATGCGGGGGATACTGCGACTCAAGTGCAGTTGCAGTCCAGTCAAATCGTGTTGGGGATTGGTGCAAACAAAGGGGATGTAACGGTTAATTTCACGCCGGATGCAGTTGGCTCTCTGTATGTGCTTTCGGTGCAGTACAACACGGGCAGCGTGGTCGGTTTGCCTCAAGGTAATTTCCCAACGGTCAATTACTCTTTCAATACGGATGTTGGTAACAACGGCACGATTGAAGAGACGGATACGAAAGGCATTACTTTGAAGTATAAGTTCGCTACACCGCTGACTCTGGATGGAACGCCAACGGCAGGCGGTTCGGTGCTAACGAAGGCGCAACTCGAACCGATTGTCAGTGCTGCTATTGATTACTGGGCGCAACAAGGTGTGGATGCGAAGAGTCTGAAGCAACTGGAGAAAACAGATATCATCATTGGCGATTTGGGTGGTTCTTTATTGGGTGAGAGCGTGCGGGATGGCTTAATTGTTAAGCTCGATGATGATGCGGCAGGTTATGGCTGGTCTGAGTCGTTGGATGCAGTTAATCCCGATCGCGTGGATCTTCTGTCTGCCCTTACCCATGAGTTCGGTCATATTCTAGGCTACGACCACAGTGATATGGGCGAAGCGCTGGGCGTTGGCGAACGGCATTTGCCTCTGGATGCGCACGATCCTCTCAATACCCAACCTTTGTTAGGTTTGGATGCTGATAAGGTTCTTGCGGTTCCCGCGATCGCGGTTCCATAG
- a CDS encoding winged helix-turn-helix domain-containing protein encodes MCISILNLPSQVQLSANLFCPDKDCNNYRYGKLLVNPNFRTVMYDGKPVDLSTKEYFLLLLFLKYPEQIFSYEAIVEQLWDVEKTPTHSSVRFHIKSLRKAFKQAGATNDIITTIYGVGYRLSLAERENSKVGKLPPAEVLEQLLRLKSLEYVSINYEGAIVNFSLGASNYSDYPEAFYSGTKLGEAFPELLEYEQKLQQVLDRELDYFVLPEFVRESNPERPQYISLYAIAHSADSDRGQSEQTLFIFFEDVTELVNRRPK; translated from the coding sequence ATGTGTATCTCCATTTTAAATCTACCTTCTCAAGTTCAACTCTCAGCCAACCTCTTTTGTCCGGACAAAGACTGTAACAACTATCGCTATGGAAAACTATTGGTCAATCCCAATTTTCGGACTGTTATGTATGACGGGAAGCCGGTTGACCTCTCTACAAAAGAGTATTTCTTACTGCTGCTTTTCCTAAAATATCCCGAACAAATCTTTAGCTACGAAGCTATTGTCGAACAACTTTGGGATGTTGAAAAAACGCCCACCCACAGTAGCGTGCGATTCCACATTAAAAGTTTGCGTAAAGCCTTTAAGCAAGCAGGTGCAACTAACGATATCATTACGACTATTTATGGGGTTGGCTATCGCTTAAGTCTGGCAGAGCGAGAAAATAGTAAGGTCGGCAAACTGCCTCCTGCTGAAGTTTTAGAGCAATTACTTCGATTGAAATCGCTCGAATATGTCAGCATAAATTATGAAGGTGCGATCGTTAACTTTTCCCTAGGCGCTAGTAACTATTCGGATTATCCAGAAGCATTTTATTCCGGTACAAAGCTCGGAGAAGCTTTCCCCGAACTGCTCGAATACGAACAAAAACTTCAGCAAGTTCTCGATCGCGAGTTAGACTACTTCGTCCTTCCAGAGTTTGTCAGAGAATCCAATCCGGAGCGACCTCAGTATATCAGCCTTTACGCGATCGCGCATTCGGCAGACAGCGATCGAGGACAGAGCGAGCAGACCCTATTCATTTTCTTTGAAGACGTTACCGAACTCGTCAATCGCCGTCCGAAATAG
- a CDS encoding glycerate kinase has protein sequence MMNANEILRRWSLGEKPTAEDCQTLLAAELEDSQRAKAFEINAEIGLKKIEVRSRLFENIYPALAPYCPGFAIDSPQTLKTLWTLWLPLALQLQTWREAQSQPLILGILGVQGTGKSTLAGILSFILAQLGYPTLNLSLDDLYKTYAERQQLQQQDPRLIWRGPPGTHDVQLGIELLDRIHRREFPLSLPRFDKSLHNGVGDRIAPETAATAEILLFEGWFVGAQPIDDKAFENPPAPIVTAGDRDFARTCNQRLAAYLPLWQRCDRLLVLYPLDYRWSLDWRKEAEQKMKASGKAGMSDAEIEQFVRYFWRSLHPELFVTPLLQKPVSVDFAIAVNRDRTTGSIYCPETRC, from the coding sequence ATGATGAACGCGAATGAGATTTTACGGCGTTGGAGTTTGGGGGAAAAACCAACCGCAGAAGATTGCCAAACCCTCCTCGCGGCGGAATTAGAAGATTCGCAACGAGCAAAAGCGTTTGAGATTAACGCAGAGATAGGATTGAAAAAAATCGAGGTGCGATCGCGGTTATTCGAGAACATTTACCCCGCCCTCGCCCCCTACTGCCCCGGATTCGCGATCGACTCCCCCCAAACCCTAAAAACCCTTTGGACGCTATGGTTGCCCCTCGCCCTGCAATTGCAAACATGGCGAGAAGCACAGTCCCAACCCCTCATTCTCGGAATTTTAGGCGTGCAAGGAACCGGGAAAAGTACCCTGGCTGGGATTTTAAGCTTTATTTTAGCGCAACTGGGCTATCCAACGCTTAACCTTTCCCTCGACGATCTCTATAAAACCTATGCAGAACGCCAGCAATTGCAACAGCAAGATCCGCGTTTAATCTGGCGCGGGCCGCCGGGAACCCACGATGTACAATTAGGCATCGAACTGCTCGATCGCATCCATCGCCGCGAATTTCCCCTCAGTTTACCTCGCTTCGATAAATCCCTCCACAACGGAGTGGGCGATCGCATCGCCCCAGAAACCGCTGCAACTGCCGAAATCCTTTTATTTGAAGGCTGGTTTGTTGGCGCGCAACCCATTGACGACAAAGCTTTTGAAAACCCGCCAGCGCCGATTGTTACCGCTGGCGATCGCGACTTTGCCCGCACCTGCAACCAACGCCTCGCCGCCTACCTTCCCCTGTGGCAGCGCTGCGATCGCCTTCTCGTTCTCTATCCCCTCGATTATCGCTGGAGTTTGGACTGGCGCAAAGAAGCCGAACAAAAAATGAAAGCCAGCGGAAAAGCCGGAATGAGTGATGCAGAAATCGAGCAATTCGTTCGGTATTTTTGGCGATCGCTGCATCCCGAACTTTTTGTTACACCGCTTCTTCAAAAACCTGTCTCAGTAGATTTCGCGATCGCCGTCAACCGCGATCGCACAACCGGATCGATATACTGCCCAGAAACGCGCTGCTAG
- a CDS encoding M28 family peptidase, which translates to MGVSAIDAQINGMKDDEERLRSHLLEIARERDPYFASAGHFYVQTYIQQQLQQWGTVERHNFTYTPRGRTHQNLVLNLPARNGTISKPPILIGAHYDAVPGTQGADDNATGVAVLLELAREFAAQPVRYPLRLIAFDLEEYGLIGSDRYAEDLGTSQPLRLMLSLEMLGYCSQEPGSQQYPAGLERIYPDRGNYIALIGNLPTLPDLWHFSRQFRQAGTPAQWLPAGMKGQLLRATRLSDHAPFWDRGYRAIMVTDTAFMRNPNYHQPSDRIETLNFDFLAGVYRGLVRGLRSLR; encoded by the coding sequence ATGGGAGTTTCGGCAATTGATGCCCAGATTAATGGTATGAAGGATGATGAAGAACGCTTGCGATCGCACCTCCTCGAAATCGCCCGAGAGCGCGATCCCTATTTTGCCAGCGCCGGACATTTTTACGTGCAAACCTATATCCAGCAACAATTACAACAATGGGGAACCGTCGAACGCCACAACTTTACTTACACTCCCAGAGGGCGCACCCATCAAAACTTAGTGCTAAATCTACCCGCCCGCAATGGGACAATTTCTAAACCGCCCATTTTAATCGGCGCGCACTACGATGCAGTTCCGGGAACCCAAGGCGCAGACGACAATGCAACGGGCGTTGCCGTATTGCTGGAACTAGCGCGAGAATTCGCCGCCCAACCCGTCCGCTACCCCCTGCGTTTGATTGCCTTCGATTTAGAAGAATATGGTTTAATTGGCAGCGATCGCTATGCCGAAGATTTGGGAACAAGTCAACCTTTGCGCTTAATGCTCTCATTAGAAATGTTAGGCTATTGCAGCCAAGAACCGGGTTCTCAGCAATATCCCGCCGGTTTAGAGCGAATTTATCCCGATCGCGGCAACTACATCGCCCTCATCGGCAATCTTCCCACCTTACCCGATTTATGGCACTTCAGCCGCCAATTTCGCCAAGCCGGAACCCCCGCCCAATGGCTTCCCGCCGGGATGAAAGGGCAACTGCTGCGCGCGACGCGCCTCAGCGACCACGCCCCCTTTTGGGATCGCGGCTACCGCGCTATTATGGTCACGGATACGGCCTTTATGCGCAATCCGAACTACCATCAACCCAGCGATCGCATCGAAACCCTGAACTTCGATTTTCTCGCGGGCGTGTATCGGGGGTTGGTACGCGGATTGCGATCGTTGCGTTAA
- a CDS encoding pentapeptide repeat-containing protein: MHDSEAENLSRSLLSKFIATEPLDKVGEAGERAVWEAVQGAFCDRECLAYWRYPIFSQRGKYRKEPDILIVDREWGAIIIEVKSLAIAQIASISGHLWEYHDYYAATGNPYQQAENQLFALLEYSDREPTLQRQVSGRALVALPKINRQEWQERGFDRLPTSPPLLFQEDLCEGMRDRLIKTPPLVTAPPLTEEQWQLLLAVVAGTPLYRPPSRRVLARDRSRGKILQQANEQLLQLDLEQERIAKQIPPGPQRIRGLAGSGKTVLLCQKAAHIHLKHPHWQVGFVFFSRSLYPLVIAQIDKWLRYFSQNEVGYDADNRNLRVLHAWGAKGQPGLYSFLCRQAGVKPLTVKNLRTKQPNEALAEACCYLLNTAAIPQCFDALLLDEGQDLIVDRCKFEGKQPFYWLAYQSLRPVDPALPHQRRLIWTCDEMQSLESLTVPCVSELFGEELAHLVAGSYSNGIPKSEVLSRCYRTPHRILTAAHAIAMGWLRPGGMLTGMQCPEDWRAIGYEVRAPATLHRPPQNSPNPISHLWQGDCLEFKTFPNRQQELSYLARHSLDLLRHEGLRPSQEILVIVLGNFLEARQLEIDVANFLIQQGIDVYLPGTNNYNTISCNKEQYNPNSFWFPGAITISRIHRAKGHEADLVYIVGLDKIAVDESNLKLRNQLLIALTRARGWAVLSGIGNYSFYDEMRNIMQRDETFSIAHRYAPQRKLAASSAGELLQSYQSGNRNFRNWNLEKAELENANLKQIDLLGANLRSANLQGANLDKAKLIAADLKGARLKGASLNKVQLIGANLQDSDLTAADLRGANLSDARLEGAILSGANLNAVELTGTILLK; encoded by the coding sequence ATGCACGATTCAGAGGCAGAAAATCTCTCCCGTTCCCTTCTTTCAAAATTTATTGCCACAGAACCCTTGGATAAAGTGGGCGAAGCGGGAGAACGGGCAGTCTGGGAGGCGGTACAAGGGGCGTTTTGCGATCGCGAATGCCTTGCCTATTGGCGCTACCCGATCTTTTCGCAACGGGGGAAATACCGCAAGGAACCGGATATCCTGATTGTCGATCGCGAGTGGGGCGCAATTATTATTGAGGTGAAATCCCTTGCGATCGCGCAAATTGCGTCAATTTCCGGGCATTTATGGGAATATCACGATTACTACGCGGCAACGGGCAATCCTTACCAACAAGCCGAAAATCAACTGTTTGCGCTCCTCGAGTATAGCGATCGCGAGCCAACATTGCAGCGCCAAGTCAGCGGGCGCGCCCTCGTCGCCCTACCGAAAATTAACCGCCAAGAGTGGCAAGAACGGGGATTCGATCGCCTCCCAACTAGCCCACCCCTACTCTTTCAGGAAGATTTATGCGAGGGAATGCGCGATCGCCTCATTAAAACGCCGCCCCTCGTCACCGCCCCGCCCTTAACCGAGGAACAGTGGCAACTGCTGTTAGCGGTGGTTGCAGGAACACCGCTGTATCGTCCGCCGTCGCGTCGGGTTCTCGCGCGCGATCGCAGTCGGGGTAAAATCTTACAGCAGGCTAACGAGCAACTTTTACAACTCGACCTCGAGCAAGAACGCATCGCCAAGCAAATCCCCCCCGGACCGCAGCGCATTCGTGGGCTAGCCGGTTCGGGAAAAACCGTCCTCCTTTGCCAAAAAGCTGCCCATATCCACCTCAAACACCCCCATTGGCAGGTTGGCTTCGTTTTCTTCTCCCGCAGTCTCTATCCGCTCGTTATTGCACAGATCGATAAATGGTTGCGTTACTTCAGCCAAAATGAAGTCGGTTACGATGCCGATAACCGCAACCTGCGCGTTCTCCATGCTTGGGGGGCGAAGGGACAACCGGGACTCTATAGTTTTCTGTGTCGTCAAGCGGGCGTGAAACCTCTGACGGTGAAGAATCTCCGCACCAAACAACCGAACGAAGCACTCGCCGAAGCTTGCTGCTATCTCCTCAATACGGCGGCAATTCCGCAATGCTTCGATGCGCTTTTGCTCGATGAAGGACAGGATTTAATCGTCGATCGCTGTAAGTTTGAAGGGAAACAGCCTTTTTATTGGCTGGCTTATCAATCCTTGCGTCCCGTCGATCCCGCGCTTCCTCACCAGCGGCGTTTGATCTGGACTTGCGATGAGATGCAAAGTTTGGAAAGCCTCACCGTGCCTTGCGTTAGCGAGCTTTTTGGCGAGGAGTTGGCGCATCTGGTGGCGGGGAGTTACAGCAATGGCATCCCGAAAAGTGAGGTTCTCTCGCGCTGTTATCGCACGCCTCACCGCATTTTAACAGCCGCCCACGCGATCGCGATGGGATGGTTGCGTCCGGGGGGAATGCTGACGGGAATGCAATGTCCGGAAGATTGGCGCGCGATCGGTTACGAGGTACGCGCCCCCGCCACTCTCCATCGTCCTCCTCAAAATTCCCCCAACCCCATTTCCCACCTTTGGCAGGGAGATTGCCTCGAATTTAAAACCTTTCCCAATCGGCAACAAGAACTTAGCTATTTAGCTCGCCATTCCCTCGATCTTCTCCGTCATGAAGGGTTACGACCCAGCCAAGAAATATTAGTCATTGTGTTAGGGAACTTTTTAGAAGCACGACAACTCGAAATTGATGTTGCTAACTTTTTAATTCAACAAGGAATCGACGTTTATTTGCCAGGAACTAATAATTATAACACGATCTCCTGCAATAAAGAACAATATAATCCTAATTCTTTTTGGTTTCCCGGCGCAATTACAATCTCGCGCATTCACCGCGCCAAAGGGCATGAAGCCGACCTCGTTTATATCGTTGGACTAGATAAAATTGCCGTAGATGAAAGCAACTTAAAACTGCGAAATCAACTATTAATTGCTTTGACGCGGGCGAGAGGATGGGCGGTTTTGAGTGGGATTGGGAATTACTCTTTTTATGATGAGATGCGGAACATTATGCAGCGCGACGAGACCTTTTCTATCGCTCATCGCTATGCGCCCCAAAGAAAACTCGCCGCCTCCAGCGCGGGCGAATTATTGCAATCCTATCAATCTGGAAATCGTAACTTTCGCAACTGGAATCTGGAAAAAGCAGAACTCGAAAATGCGAACTTGAAACAAATCGATCTACTTGGAGCGAATTTAAGAAGTGCAAACTTACAGGGCGCAAATCTCGATAAGGCTAAATTGATTGCTGCCGATTTGAAAGGCGCAAGGTTAAAGGGAGCGAGTTTGAATAAAGTCCAGTTAATAGGAGCAAATTTGCAAGACTCCGATCTAACTGCCGCCGATTTAAGGGGCGCAAATCTAAGCGATGCTCGGTTAGAAGGAGCAATTTTATCGGGAGCAAATTTAAACGCTGTGGAATTGACCGGAACGATTCTTTTAAAATGA
- a CDS encoding Uma2 family endonuclease yields the protein MSSNPAQIALPTPFPNHLQLPEENGEFVKNFQEHPQSILLTDSLSAVLENLHPDGRYAIGQDCGIYWRQTDPPDRGAEAPDWFYVPGVPPKLNGQIRRSYVIWQEYIAPMIALEFASGDGSPERDRTPLFSAENENTRPGKFWVYEQILRIPYYGIYQIRNEQLELYRLINGIYRLQETNDRGHYPIEPMGVELGLWEGSYQNQTQRWLRWWDGEGNLLLTGSERAEIERQRAEREQQRADRAERERDSIARSQREAIPQLLRMGLTPQQVSEALQLPLEEVQGFNKREERS from the coding sequence ATGAGTTCTAACCCCGCGCAAATCGCGCTGCCTACACCCTTCCCAAATCATCTGCAATTGCCCGAAGAAAACGGTGAATTCGTGAAGAACTTTCAAGAACATCCCCAAAGCATCTTACTAACAGATTCTCTCAGCGCAGTATTAGAAAACCTGCATCCCGACGGACGTTACGCGATCGGTCAGGACTGCGGGATATATTGGCGACAAACCGATCCGCCCGATCGCGGTGCAGAAGCGCCCGATTGGTTTTACGTTCCCGGGGTTCCTCCCAAACTCAACGGTCAAATTCGCCGTTCCTACGTCATTTGGCAGGAATATATCGCCCCGATGATTGCCTTAGAATTTGCCTCTGGGGATGGGTCGCCCGAACGAGACAGAACGCCGTTATTTTCAGCAGAAAACGAGAATACCAGACCGGGAAAATTCTGGGTCTACGAACAAATTTTGCGGATTCCTTACTACGGAATTTATCAAATTCGGAACGAACAGTTGGAACTGTATCGCTTGATTAACGGGATTTATCGCCTGCAAGAAACTAACGATCGCGGCCATTATCCCATTGAACCGATGGGAGTAGAACTGGGCTTATGGGAAGGCAGCTACCAAAACCAGACGCAGCGGTGGTTGCGTTGGTGGGATGGGGAGGGCAATTTGTTGCTGACGGGTAGCGAACGCGCCGAAATCGAACGACAGCGCGCCGAACGAGAGCAACAGCGAGCCGATCGCGCCGAACGGGAAAGAGACAGCATCGCGCGATCGCAACGCGAAGCCATCCCCCAACTGTTGAGGATGGGATTAACCCCGCAGCAGGTATCCGAAGCATTGCAGTTGCCGCTCGAAGAAGTGCAGGGCTTCAATAAAAGAGAGGAAAGAAGTTAG